One Alkaliphilus sp. B6464 genomic window carries:
- a CDS encoding methyl-accepting chemotaxis protein has product MKSIRKQIIMFFGLSITTLLVIMGFFVHTQVRDTIIPLTEGMIVQVADARDGEISQWMQGNSHEVKAISSEKIIRSGNWEEIKPYLEYRGTQLREDFLLMWFADLDGNFHTTTGGSGNIRNREDFKAIVDEKKEMYISNPMISEVTKEPIVTIVHPVKNEGGELIGAFAGVIKIDKLSEIANDIGIGNNGFGMIVDGAGLVLAHPDDETRLKLNLNTGSENGYEGLEEIAQRMAAGETGSQIYKDADGQRNFLIFSPIGATPGWSLAIKIPVDQIRQASDSILNTIIILTSIVIAITLVVFYIISGSISRPIVESANYANQIANLDASKNVPDKLLARNDEVGTLAQSLQSIVEKLRDFIGTVGDSADQVSISSQILANTSEQSSASSEEVARTIEQIAEGATEQAENTEEGVRKTDELGEIIELELECIVEIMKQAEAVMQLKDDGAAIVSQLTNKTNASINAIKEVHDGIIKTNASSEKIDEASKVIQSIAEQTNLLALNAAIEAARAGEAGRGFAVVAEEIRKLAEQSSNSTREIEEVVRELQSNSQIAVEIITNVAEITRDQENSVEMTKNSFDGISDAIIMTQAMMNELNEAGKDMAEKKNEIIGIIQNLSAIAQENAAATEEASASTEEQSASMEEISSASNDMANLANELKEVISKFKIS; this is encoded by the coding sequence GTGAAATCTATACGTAAGCAAATAATAATGTTTTTTGGATTGTCAATTACTACTTTATTAGTAATAATGGGGTTTTTTGTTCACACGCAAGTTAGAGATACTATTATACCTCTAACGGAAGGAATGATAGTTCAAGTAGCTGATGCTAGAGATGGGGAAATATCTCAATGGATGCAAGGAAATAGCCATGAAGTTAAAGCAATATCATCAGAAAAAATTATTAGGTCTGGTAATTGGGAAGAAATAAAACCATATTTAGAGTATAGAGGCACCCAATTAAGAGAGGATTTTCTATTAATGTGGTTTGCAGACTTAGATGGAAATTTTCATACAACAACCGGTGGTTCAGGCAACATAAGAAATAGAGAAGACTTTAAGGCTATTGTAGATGAAAAGAAAGAAATGTACATATCTAATCCTATGATATCTGAAGTAACAAAGGAGCCAATAGTAACAATTGTACATCCTGTTAAGAATGAAGGTGGAGAATTAATTGGTGCCTTTGCTGGGGTAATAAAAATTGATAAACTATCAGAAATCGCTAATGATATTGGTATAGGAAATAATGGATTTGGTATGATTGTAGATGGTGCTGGTTTAGTTTTGGCTCATCCTGATGATGAAACAAGATTAAAATTAAATCTTAATACTGGTTCCGAAAATGGGTATGAGGGGCTGGAAGAAATAGCACAAAGAATGGCAGCTGGTGAGACGGGTAGTCAAATATATAAAGATGCAGATGGTCAAAGAAACTTTTTGATATTTTCTCCTATTGGTGCTACTCCAGGTTGGAGTTTGGCTATTAAGATACCAGTGGATCAAATAAGACAGGCAAGCGATAGCATTTTAAATACTATTATTATATTGACATCTATTGTTATTGCGATAACTTTAGTTGTATTTTATATTATATCAGGTTCAATAAGTAGGCCTATAGTTGAAAGTGCAAATTATGCAAATCAAATTGCCAATTTAGATGCTTCAAAAAATGTACCTGATAAGCTTTTAGCAAGGAATGATGAAGTAGGTACTTTAGCACAGTCTCTACAATCAATTGTAGAGAAGTTAAGGGATTTTATAGGTACTGTTGGAGATTCTGCAGATCAGGTCTCTATCTCGTCACAAATTTTAGCAAACACATCTGAACAGTCGTCTGCTTCCTCAGAGGAAGTAGCAAGAACAATAGAACAAATAGCTGAAGGGGCTACAGAACAGGCTGAAAATACTGAAGAAGGAGTAAGAAAAACAGATGAATTAGGAGAGATTATTGAATTAGAGCTAGAGTGTATAGTCGAGATAATGAAGCAGGCGGAGGCAGTTATGCAACTAAAGGATGATGGAGCAGCCATTGTTTCACAATTAACAAATAAAACTAATGCAAGTATCAATGCTATTAAAGAAGTACATGATGGAATTATAAAAACAAATGCTAGTTCAGAAAAAATAGATGAAGCAAGTAAGGTGATACAAAGTATAGCAGAACAAACTAATTTATTAGCTTTAAATGCTGCTATAGAGGCTGCAAGGGCAGGTGAAGCTGGAAGAGGATTTGCTGTAGTGGCAGAAGAAATAAGAAAATTAGCAGAGCAATCTAGTAATTCTACTAGAGAGATTGAAGAAGTAGTTAGGGAGTTACAAAGCAATTCACAGATTGCAGTTGAAATTATTACTAATGTGGCTGAGATTACTAGAGATCAGGAAAATAGTGTTGAAATGACTAAAAATTCTTTTGACGGAATTTCAGATGCTATTATAATGACACAGGCAATGATGAATGAGCTCAATGAGGCTGGTAAAGATATGGCAGAAAAGAAGAACGAAATAATAGGAATTATTCAAAATTTATCTGCTATAGCTCAGGAAAATGCAGCTGCAACTGAGGAGGCTTCTGCTTCTACAGAAGAACAATCAGCTTCCATGGAGGAAATTTCTAGTGCTAGCAATGACATGGCTAACTTAGCAAATGAATTAAAAGAAGTAATTTCTAAATTCAAGATTAGCTAA
- a CDS encoding SEC-C metal-binding domain-containing protein has translation MSLYSQWKQIAFEHTEEQQAVKFWNEYCAVEKTIYEKVLEGPTTTIKGILADLAKEYGVDNVTFVGFIDGINTSLQPEINLEELDENSTVELNIDLEKLYYNMLGANAEWLYTLPQWDNILTEEKRKEIKKSYNSTKTVVKEDKIGRNEVCPCGSGKKYKKCCGK, from the coding sequence ATGAGCTTATATAGTCAATGGAAACAAATTGCCTTTGAACATACAGAGGAACAGCAAGCTGTTAAATTCTGGAACGAATATTGCGCAGTAGAAAAAACAATATATGAAAAAGTTTTAGAAGGTCCTACAACTACTATAAAAGGGATACTTGCTGACTTGGCAAAAGAATATGGAGTTGACAACGTTACTTTTGTAGGATTTATTGATGGGATCAATACTAGTCTTCAGCCAGAGATCAATTTAGAAGAGTTAGATGAAAATAGTACTGTAGAGTTAAACATCGATTTAGAAAAGCTGTACTATAACATGTTAGGAGCTAATGCTGAATGGCTTTATACTTTACCTCAGTGGGATAATATTCTTACTGAAGAAAAGAGAAAAGAAATCAAAAAGTCCTATAACTCTACTAAAACTGTAGTTAAAGAAGATAAAATAGGTAGAAACGAAGTGTGCCCTTGTGGTAGTGGTAAAAAATATAAGAAGTGTTGTGGTAAATAA
- a CDS encoding dUTP diphosphatase has product MDLIKLYEIQKQLDDRIHIEHGLNGKNLIPYKILALQVELGELANETRCFKFWSNKGASSKEVILEEYVDCLHFILSIGLDSGLTNINLKQINNSNDLIDQFQNIFTRVITFQYEPVIDNYEKLFNHFLLLGKKLDFTEEEIYASYLEKNRINHQRQDEGY; this is encoded by the coding sequence ATGGATTTAATTAAATTATATGAAATACAAAAGCAACTAGATGATCGTATACATATAGAACATGGACTTAATGGTAAAAACCTTATACCATATAAAATATTAGCTCTGCAGGTAGAGTTAGGAGAATTAGCTAATGAAACTCGTTGTTTTAAGTTTTGGAGTAATAAAGGAGCTTCTTCTAAGGAGGTTATTTTAGAGGAATATGTAGACTGTCTTCATTTTATTTTAAGTATAGGTTTGGATAGTGGATTAACAAATATTAATTTAAAGCAAATTAATAATTCTAATGATCTAATAGATCAATTTCAAAATATATTTACCCGCGTTATTACATTTCAATATGAGCCTGTAATAGATAACTATGAAAAATTATTTAATCATTTCCTATTATTAGGCAAAAAATTAGATTTTACAGAGGAAGAAATATATGCCTCTTATTTAGAAAAGAATAGAATAAATCATCAAAGGCAGGATGAAGGATATTAA
- a CDS encoding MATE family efflux transporter, with the protein MNYKEKQKLILEGNMSRVILTLAAPIMFNNLVQTLYNLADTYWVSKLGTLEMASITLVFPVIFLTLSVGTGINVAGTALISQYIGSNGEKDATRVATQMFSFSVILSIILGIIGYFSTPYIVKAMGGNGDVFTYSTEYLSIMFWEIPGMFLFLVYTSIKQGQGDTVTPMVLNVMGVILNIILDPIFIFTFGMGIRGAAIATVLSRMIFALYAIYTLFAQKNGIYLDKNNLGLDRKTLGEIISIGLPASLGQSAAAFGFVILNGFVISYGADTLAAFGIGNRINSLILMPVMGIGNALATIIGQNLGANKKDRTTLAFKTSMRLSTIFMIIGGIILFIASPNIVSIFVKNDPEVFRQGTEYLKLISASLPLMGFFQVFVGTFQGSGHTIYAMMMDMGRLWGIRIPMIMLFKKYTHWGSSGVWYAMVLSNGLICIFGLIVYLSGKWQKQIIKKKALA; encoded by the coding sequence ATGAACTACAAAGAAAAACAAAAACTCATCTTAGAAGGAAACATGTCTAGAGTTATATTAACCTTAGCTGCCCCAATTATGTTTAACAATTTGGTTCAAACCCTATATAATTTAGCAGATACTTATTGGGTAAGTAAGTTAGGAACCCTAGAAATGGCCTCTATTACATTAGTATTTCCTGTGATTTTTTTAACCCTATCCGTAGGAACAGGTATTAATGTTGCTGGAACTGCCTTAATATCTCAGTATATTGGCTCTAATGGAGAAAAAGATGCAACAAGAGTAGCCACCCAGATGTTCAGCTTTTCTGTAATTTTATCTATTATTCTTGGTATTATAGGTTATTTTTCTACTCCCTACATAGTAAAGGCTATGGGGGGAAATGGTGATGTATTTACCTATAGCACTGAATATTTATCAATTATGTTTTGGGAAATCCCAGGTATGTTCCTATTTCTTGTTTACACTTCTATAAAGCAAGGTCAGGGAGATACAGTTACGCCTATGGTTTTAAATGTAATGGGTGTAATTCTTAATATCATTTTAGATCCAATATTCATATTTACCTTTGGAATGGGTATTAGGGGAGCAGCAATAGCAACGGTTTTATCTAGAATGATTTTTGCCTTATACGCTATTTACACTTTATTTGCCCAGAAAAACGGAATTTATTTAGACAAAAATAATTTAGGATTAGATCGAAAAACTCTTGGTGAGATTATTAGTATTGGATTACCCGCTTCCTTAGGCCAATCTGCAGCAGCTTTTGGATTTGTTATTTTAAATGGATTTGTTATTTCATACGGTGCAGATACTTTAGCCGCTTTTGGGATAGGAAATAGAATTAACTCTCTAATATTAATGCCTGTTATGGGAATTGGCAATGCTCTTGCTACTATTATTGGTCAAAATTTAGGTGCAAATAAAAAGGATAGGACTACATTAGCTTTTAAAACATCAATGAGACTTTCTACTATATTTATGATTATCGGTGGTATTATTTTATTTATTGCTTCTCCAAATATTGTATCAATATTTGTAAAAAATGATCCTGAAGTTTTTAGACAAGGTACAGAATACTTAAAACTTATATCTGCATCATTACCACTAATGGGATTCTTCCAAGTTTTTGTAGGCACCTTCCAAGGTTCTGGCCATACTATATATGCTATGATGATGGATATGGGCCGTCTGTGGGGTATACGTATTCCAATGATTATGTTATTTAAAAAATATACACATTGGGGTTCTAGTGGTGTTTGGTATGCTATGGTACTTAGTAATGGATTAATCTGTATTTTTGGTCTTATAGTTTACCTAAGCGGCAAATGGCAAAAACAAATAATAAAGAAGAAGGCGCTTGCTTAG
- a CDS encoding metallophosphoesterase — MKAINNINPQYIVHTGDIVDNIKLETNHKYLPLYERGLKKFIDCIEGHSATPYYVMGNHDDIDSVIKFSNKGIIFKKGVIEIEGCSFYVSHEYEKSNNKTDYCLFGHSFDPVHHKEEDKVILNGLLNMNAIALSTGKIYKIEYPLGINYYRKMERGSIGL; from the coding sequence ATGAAGGCTATTAATAATATTAATCCACAATATATTGTGCATACTGGGGATATCGTAGACAATATAAAGTTAGAGACTAACCATAAATATTTACCGCTGTATGAAAGGGGCCTAAAAAAATTTATTGATTGTATAGAAGGCCATAGTGCAACCCCCTATTATGTGATGGGAAACCATGATGATATAGATAGTGTTATAAAGTTCTCAAATAAGGGTATTATTTTTAAAAAAGGAGTAATAGAAATAGAAGGGTGCTCATTTTATGTAAGTCACGAGTATGAAAAATCCAATAATAAGACAGACTATTGTCTATTTGGTCATTCCTTTGATCCTGTTCATCATAAAGAGGAGGATAAAGTTATTTTAAATGGGTTACTCAACATGAATGCTATTGCCTTATCCACAGGAAAAATTTATAAAATTGAATATCCCTTGGGGATAAACTATTATAGAAAAATGGAAAGAGGCAGTATAGGACTATAG
- a CDS encoding nitroreductase family protein, with amino-acid sequence MRFINLLENRKSVREYQKSRLSSKEIKELEKFLDEVKVLRKNIEVNFAFIEDGWGKEEILRGRAGYVGNPILAPNYIALLSEPKEGYLLNTAYILEQLVLKAVELNIGSCWVSVEKDASGLKDALGIDKPGEIVAMVALGYPKTRIPFTKKSVSSRIGVEDFVFKGQWGKSISHEELEMMGIERILHSIRLAPSWANLQPWRLIIDNDQIILTVGGKDVAEKHLMLDAGIMMLYMERAFNQEGLVANWSIYTKELDGDFSEYNIPSEYRAIGTLHI; translated from the coding sequence ATGAGATTTATTAATTTACTTGAAAATCGGAAATCTGTTAGGGAGTATCAGAAAAGTCGATTAAGTTCTAAGGAAATTAAAGAGCTGGAGAAGTTTTTAGATGAAGTAAAGGTATTACGAAAGAATATAGAGGTTAATTTTGCTTTTATTGAAGATGGTTGGGGAAAAGAGGAGATTTTAAGAGGAAGAGCAGGCTATGTGGGTAACCCAATTTTAGCCCCTAATTATATTGCATTACTTAGCGAACCTAAGGAAGGATATTTATTAAATACAGCTTATATTTTAGAACAATTAGTGTTAAAGGCAGTAGAGCTTAACATAGGAAGTTGTTGGGTTTCAGTAGAGAAGGATGCAAGTGGGTTGAAAGATGCTCTTGGAATAGATAAACCAGGCGAAATAGTTGCTATGGTGGCTCTTGGATATCCAAAGACACGTATACCATTTACTAAAAAGAGTGTAAGTTCACGTATAGGAGTAGAAGATTTTGTATTTAAGGGTCAGTGGGGCAAGTCTATTTCTCATGAGGAGCTAGAGATGATGGGAATAGAGAGAATATTACATAGTATTAGGTTAGCACCATCTTGGGCAAATCTTCAGCCATGGAGACTAATTATAGATAATGATCAGATTATTTTAACTGTAGGTGGAAAAGATGTTGCGGAAAAGCATCTTATGTTAGATGCTGGTATTATGATGCTTTACATGGAAAGAGCCTTTAACCAAGAAGGATTAGTAGCAAATTGGAGTATATATACAAAGGAACTAGATGGCGACTTTTCTGAATATAATATACCTTCGGAATACAGAGCTATTGGCACACTACATATTTAA
- a CDS encoding bifunctional 5,10-methylenetetrahydrofolate dehydrogenase/5,10-methenyltetrahydrofolate cyclohydrolase gives MATLLKGKPVADNISEGLIKEVEILKEKETTPKLAIIRVGARPDDLAYERGALNRCAKVGVQTDVKELPEDITQEDFIEELRKVNKDTNIHGILVFRPLPKHLNEEVIKYEIAPEKDVDCFSPINAAKLLEGDDTGFPPCTPMAVIEILKHYQVPMEGKKAVVLGRSMVVGKPAALLLLKENATVTICHSRTQELSRVTQEGDILVAAIGKGKFVKEDFVKEGSVVIDVGINVDEEGNLHGDVDFGQCEKKASMITPVPGGVGSVTTSILAKHVIKACKLQNNL, from the coding sequence GTGGCTACATTATTAAAAGGAAAGCCTGTTGCTGATAATATTAGTGAAGGCTTAATAAAAGAAGTGGAGATTTTGAAAGAAAAAGAAACAACTCCAAAGCTTGCAATTATTAGGGTAGGTGCAAGACCAGATGACTTGGCATATGAAAGGGGTGCATTAAACAGATGTGCTAAGGTTGGAGTACAAACAGATGTAAAGGAGTTACCAGAAGATATTACACAAGAAGACTTCATCGAAGAATTGAGAAAGGTAAATAAGGATACCAATATTCATGGAATATTGGTGTTTAGACCTCTTCCTAAGCATTTAAACGAAGAAGTTATTAAATATGAAATTGCACCAGAAAAAGATGTAGATTGCTTTAGTCCTATTAATGCTGCAAAACTACTAGAGGGAGATGATACAGGTTTTCCTCCGTGTACACCTATGGCAGTTATTGAAATTTTAAAGCACTATCAGGTCCCTATGGAAGGGAAAAAGGCAGTGGTTTTAGGAAGATCAATGGTTGTAGGTAAGCCTGCTGCATTATTACTACTTAAGGAAAATGCTACAGTAACAATTTGCCACTCCAGAACACAAGAACTCTCTCGGGTTACCCAAGAAGGAGATATTTTAGTAGCAGCAATAGGTAAGGGTAAATTTGTAAAAGAGGATTTTGTAAAAGAAGGGTCAGTAGTTATTGATGTTGGTATAAATGTAGATGAAGAAGGAAATTTACATGGTGATGTGGATTTTGGTCAGTGCGAAAAGAAGGCTAGTATGATAACACCTGTACCTGGTGGTGTAGGATCTGTAACCACTTCAATTTTAGCTAAACATGTAATTAAAGCTTGCAAACTCCAAAATAATCTTTAA
- a CDS encoding methyl-accepting chemotaxis protein: MKMSLKWKIVALLVVLTLLPTVFLGFVNYRVANKILTTSLEESSHEITYRMSDTFNVFMNSMEEATNMLSEDANVQQIYTVEASKSWMMESLKSIKDTHKNIQSIYLGTRDKETLIYPHIDLSVDFDPQTREWYTGAIKNNGISWTSPYVDEATGNLTITVSKPVYNRRNDNEFIGVVGIDVSLDSISTMLTDATIGEEGYLSLSDNNGVLIIHPDKELVGQELPVPDLLNAIRSNNMEPVEYTYGDKDRIGVFDNIDRTGWKVIGTVFISEIEHNTSTILNQSMLYGGLSLLITIIIGIFFALGITRATGKLVKDMDRIGSGDFTVRTNITSHDEIGSLSITINKTIEHTRQLLFNVQKASSEINLAADSLAASSQQTSASTEEVSRTVEEIARGASDQARDAEQGAVMIHQLSEKFTELNNETIEMLELSNEVVGANEKGVETVQELTEKTDRNKDAIHRVEIAIKELDEHTQSIGVILQTISSIADQTNLLALNAAIEAARAGEAGRGFAVVAEEIRKLAEQSSSSTDEIRYITTDILTKSSNAVSIMGEVKSQTDDQILAVEDVSTSFGSIYDSIEKMTEKIKGLTTHIDEMTENSGHIVSFIENISAVSEQTAAASEEVTAAMEQTASAVDEVANAADHLNDLAGQLKSQVEVFKI, encoded by the coding sequence ATGAAAATGTCTTTAAAGTGGAAAATTGTCGCCTTGCTCGTAGTCCTAACTTTGCTTCCTACTGTATTTTTGGGCTTTGTTAACTATCGAGTTGCGAATAAAATTTTAACTACATCACTAGAAGAAAGTTCCCATGAAATTACCTATAGAATGAGTGATACATTTAATGTATTTATGAACTCTATGGAAGAAGCTACGAATATGTTGTCAGAAGATGCTAATGTTCAGCAAATATACACGGTTGAGGCATCTAAATCTTGGATGATGGAGAGTTTAAAATCCATTAAAGATACCCATAAAAATATACAATCTATTTATTTAGGTACAAGGGATAAAGAAACTCTTATTTATCCTCATATAGATTTATCAGTAGATTTTGATCCTCAAACTAGAGAATGGTATACAGGTGCGATTAAAAATAATGGCATCTCTTGGACTAGTCCATATGTGGATGAAGCTACAGGTAACCTTACAATTACGGTTTCAAAACCTGTATATAATAGGAGAAACGACAATGAGTTTATTGGTGTTGTAGGTATTGATGTGTCCTTAGATAGCATATCGACCATGTTAACAGATGCCACCATAGGAGAAGAAGGATATTTATCATTATCAGATAATAACGGTGTCTTAATAATACATCCGGATAAAGAACTTGTAGGACAAGAGCTTCCAGTACCAGATCTTCTTAATGCTATTAGATCCAACAATATGGAGCCGGTAGAATATACTTATGGAGATAAAGATCGTATTGGAGTATTTGATAATATAGACAGAACTGGTTGGAAAGTAATAGGTACAGTTTTTATTAGCGAAATAGAGCATAATACTTCTACAATACTCAATCAAAGTATGTTATACGGAGGATTATCTCTATTAATTACTATCATTATCGGTATTTTCTTTGCATTAGGTATTACAAGGGCTACAGGTAAACTAGTTAAAGATATGGATAGAATAGGAAGTGGAGACTTTACTGTACGTACTAATATCACTTCACATGATGAGATAGGATCACTATCAATAACTATAAATAAAACTATAGAGCATACTAGACAATTGTTATTTAATGTACAAAAAGCTTCAAGTGAAATTAATTTGGCTGCTGACAGTTTAGCTGCATCTTCACAACAAACTAGTGCTTCCACTGAAGAAGTTAGTAGAACGGTAGAAGAAATCGCAAGAGGTGCTTCTGATCAAGCTAGAGATGCAGAGCAAGGTGCTGTTATGATTCATCAGTTATCTGAAAAATTTACTGAATTAAATAATGAAACTATAGAAATGTTAGAATTATCAAATGAGGTGGTAGGTGCCAATGAAAAAGGTGTTGAAACTGTACAAGAGTTAACAGAAAAAACAGATCGCAATAAAGATGCAATTCATCGAGTTGAAATAGCTATCAAGGAACTTGATGAACACACACAGTCAATTGGTGTAATATTACAGACCATTAGCTCTATAGCAGACCAAACTAATTTATTAGCTCTTAATGCTGCTATTGAAGCTGCCAGAGCTGGAGAAGCTGGTAGGGGATTTGCAGTAGTTGCTGAAGAAATTAGGAAATTAGCTGAGCAATCTAGTTCGTCTACTGATGAAATAAGGTATATTACTACGGATATATTAACAAAAAGTAGTAATGCAGTATCAATAATGGGTGAGGTAAAATCTCAAACTGATGATCAAATTTTAGCAGTAGAGGATGTGAGCACTTCCTTTGGAAGTATATATGATTCAATAGAGAAAATGACGGAAAAAATTAAGGGGTTAACTACCCACATAGATGAGATGACTGAAAATAGTGGCCATATTGTTTCTTTTATAGAAAATATATCTGCAGTGTCCGAACAGACAGCGGCTGCCTCTGAAGAAGTTACTGCTGCCATGGAACAAACTGCTTCAGCTGTTGATGAAGTAGCCAATGCAGCAGATCACTTAAATGACTTGGCTGGACAATTAAAGTCTCAAGTAGAAGTATTTAAAATATAG
- a CDS encoding glutamate--cysteine ligase, with product MKYEKNLESIVSIIKQGEKSLNQFRIGVEFEHIVVKEDTLQSVTYYGEEGIEGILNKLLLKGYKGKYEEEYLVGLTGEDREITLEPGGQLEISIKPCGTIDEIKSIYFNFLNDIVPILEERNLLLMAIGYHPKSSIDQIPFNPKKRYEYMSKYLGEKGKYAHNMMKGTAALQVSIDYINEEDFIRKFRVANFISPLLYLISDNSPIFEGQIYYKFGLRSLIWENTDKQRSDIVPNSLNKKFGYKDYGKYILSVPPILVMKDGEFIGTGDKTVEQIMEEYTFSEEEIAHIMTMVFPDVRAKHYIELRMGDSLPYPYNFSYITLIKGIFYNEIALEYLYKLSLRAEDDQIHIAKDLMHEKGFGAHIGSKAAYDFIRIMFDLAKKALSPEEKELLMPLEKLLINKNNLSTISKERVRNEGVSGLKWCNLNQWVRGEEDVHNKGII from the coding sequence ATGAAATATGAAAAAAATCTAGAATCGATTGTATCAATAATTAAACAAGGGGAAAAATCACTAAATCAGTTTAGAATAGGCGTTGAGTTTGAACATATTGTTGTTAAGGAAGATACCTTACAATCTGTTACTTATTATGGAGAGGAAGGTATAGAAGGAATCCTCAACAAGCTACTATTAAAAGGATATAAAGGTAAATATGAAGAAGAATATCTAGTAGGGTTAACTGGAGAAGACAGAGAAATTACATTAGAACCTGGGGGACAGTTAGAGATCAGCATCAAACCCTGTGGTACTATAGATGAGATAAAGTCTATTTATTTTAATTTTTTAAATGACATAGTACCTATATTAGAAGAACGAAATCTATTACTAATGGCAATAGGATACCATCCAAAGTCATCTATTGACCAAATTCCTTTTAATCCTAAAAAAAGATATGAATATATGTCTAAATATCTTGGAGAAAAGGGAAAGTATGCTCATAATATGATGAAGGGTACAGCGGCTCTTCAAGTATCTATAGATTATATTAATGAGGAGGATTTTATTAGAAAGTTTAGGGTGGCTAATTTTATTAGCCCATTACTATATTTAATATCAGATAATTCACCTATTTTTGAAGGACAAATTTATTATAAATTTGGTTTGAGAAGTCTTATATGGGAAAATACAGATAAACAAAGAAGTGACATTGTGCCTAATTCATTAAACAAGAAATTTGGCTATAAAGATTATGGGAAATATATATTAAGTGTTCCGCCTATTTTAGTTATGAAAGATGGAGAGTTTATTGGTACCGGCGATAAGACTGTAGAGCAGATTATGGAAGAATATACTTTTTCTGAAGAGGAAATAGCTCATATTATGACCATGGTATTCCCAGATGTTAGGGCAAAACACTATATAGAACTTCGCATGGGAGATTCTTTACCATATCCATATAACTTCTCCTATATTACCTTAATTAAAGGGATATTTTACAATGAAATCGCTTTAGAGTACTTATACAAATTATCTTTGAGAGCTGAGGATGATCAAATTCATATAGCTAAAGATCTTATGCACGAAAAGGGATTTGGTGCGCACATAGGATCAAAAGCCGCATATGATTTTATTCGTATAATGTTTGATTTAGCGAAAAAAGCTTTAAGTCCAGAAGAGAAGGAATTGTTAATGCCCTTGGAGAAACTATTAATCAATAAAAATAATTTATCCACCATATCTAAAGAGAGAGTCAGAAATGAGGGAGTAAGCGGATTAAAGTGGTGCAATTTAAACCAATGGGTGAGAGGGGAAGAAGATGTCCATAACAAGGGAATTATATAA